The genomic window TCTGCAGGTTCTGTGAATACAATTATTACACAAGTAAATAAGAATAAAGAATATTTAGGAGATTAATAATTTTGAATGCTCCGCAAAGTCTCCGACTTTGAGGATGCGACTAGCTGTCTCCGACCGCCTTTCTAACAAAATAGTTATAAAAACAAAAACGTGTTCCAAAAAACAAAAAATCTAAAAAATGAACTCAACACCGAACTCCATAACATTATGGCGTATTGGTCAAAACATACTATTGACCAAAAAAATGGTGGTTTTGTGGGTCAAATAAATTTTAAGGAACAAACTAATTTAGAAGCGGAAAAAGGTGCGATATTAAACGCCCGAATTTTATGGTCTTTTGCAGCAGCTTATACAATTACAAAAGACGAAGAACATAAAAAAAATGCCCAAAAAGCTTTCGAATTTATTCTAAAGTATTTTTATGATTCGGAATTTGGCGGAATTTACTGGAGCATCAATCCTGATGCCACTCCAAAAGACACTAAAAATCAAATTTATGCTTTGGCTTTTGTAATTTATGGGATGACCGAATATTATGCGATTTCCAAAGATGAAAAAGCATTAGAAATTGCCATTTCTTTATATAAAAAAATACAGGAATACAGTTACGACCCAATCCATAAAGGTTATTTCGAAGCTTTTACTCAAGATTGGCAACCTATAGATGATTTGCGTTTGAGCGATAAAGATGCCAACGAAAAGAAAACGATGAACACGCATTTGCACATTGTTGAAGGATTTGCCAATTTATATAAAGTTTGGAAAGACGAAACACTTCGAG from Flavobacterium eburneipallidum includes these protein-coding regions:
- a CDS encoding AGE family epimerase/isomerase translates to MFQKTKNLKNELNTELHNIMAYWSKHTIDQKNGGFVGQINFKEQTNLEAEKGAILNARILWSFAAAYTITKDEEHKKNAQKAFEFILKYFYDSEFGGIYWSINPDATPKDTKNQIYALAFVIYGMTEYYAISKDEKALEIAISLYKKIQEYSYDPIHKGYFEAFTQDWQPIDDLRLSDKDANEKKTMNTHLHIVEGFANLYKVWKDETLRDVIIELLETIEKHFINEETGHLRLFFDENWIEKPDVISYGHDIEAAWLLLQCAEIVGDENLINNYKKYAIQMTDATLEGIDKDGGLWYELDPEQNKLVAEKHWWPQAELMIGFYNAYQLTADENYLEVVLKNWAFIKNHILDNLNGEWFWGVKEDYSLIEKDKVGFWKCPYHNSRACIELINRI